From a region of the Marinilabiliales bacterium genome:
- a CDS encoding sigma-54-dependent Fis family transcriptional regulator → MRGEKKDIPGMDLQAIKRRFGIIGNSTGLNRAIEVAYRVAPTDLSVLISGESGTGKEVFPQIIHQFSARKHGPYIAVNCGAIPEGTIDSELFGHEKGAFTGAHDKRSGYFEVANNGTIFLDEVSELPLSTQVRLLRVLESGEFIKVGSSKPLKTNVRIVAATNVDIIKLLGEGKFREDLYYRLNTVPVLIPPLRDRKEDVLILFRKFSMDFAERYRMPEILLNEEARQMLIQYSWPGNVRQLKNITEQISIIEKDREIDGDVLRKYLPDYSSETLPALISSAGEKSFASEREILYKILFDMKSDMHDLKKLVHEIILKSPHDIEIDDDRLMDKLYSGTGRLYDTGGTRLQEGNHQESPHIEDTEEIIEESLSLQDKEMELIRKALDKYGGRRKMAANELGISERTLYRKIKQYDIE, encoded by the coding sequence ATGCGGGGCGAAAAAAAAGATATACCGGGAATGGATTTACAGGCAATTAAAAGAAGGTTCGGGATAATAGGAAATTCAACAGGGTTAAATCGTGCCATTGAGGTTGCATACAGGGTGGCACCCACGGATCTTTCTGTTCTCATATCGGGCGAGAGTGGTACCGGGAAGGAGGTATTTCCCCAGATCATCCACCAGTTCAGTGCACGGAAACATGGGCCGTATATAGCTGTAAACTGTGGTGCAATACCTGAAGGGACAATCGACTCCGAACTTTTCGGACATGAGAAGGGTGCCTTTACCGGGGCACATGACAAGCGAAGCGGATATTTTGAGGTCGCAAACAACGGGACCATATTTCTGGATGAGGTATCGGAACTTCCGCTTTCCACCCAGGTCAGGCTTCTCAGGGTGCTTGAATCGGGTGAGTTCATAAAAGTAGGGTCATCAAAGCCGCTGAAGACAAATGTCAGGATCGTCGCTGCTACAAATGTTGATATCATAAAACTGCTGGGCGAAGGCAAATTCAGGGAAGACCTTTATTACCGCCTTAATACCGTTCCTGTGTTAATACCCCCGTTGCGGGACAGGAAAGAGGATGTCCTTATATTGTTCAGGAAGTTCTCCATGGATTTCGCCGAACGTTACCGCATGCCTGAGATCCTTCTTAACGAGGAAGCAAGGCAGATGCTGATCCAGTACAGCTGGCCGGGAAATGTGAGACAGCTTAAGAACATTACAGAGCAGATATCTATCATTGAGAAGGACCGGGAGATAGATGGGGATGTGCTGAGAAAATACCTGCCTGATTACTCTTCGGAAACCCTTCCGGCACTTATAAGCTCTGCCGGGGAGAAATCATTTGCCTCCGAAAGGGAGATACTCTACAAGATACTTTTCGATATGAAGAGTGACATGCATGATCTGAAGAAACTGGTTCATGAGATAATATTGAAGAGTCCCCATGATATTGAGATAGATGATGACAGGCTGATGGACAAGCTATATTCAGGCACCGGCCGGCTTTATGATACCGGAGGTACCAGACTGCAGGAGGGTAATCATCAGGAATCGCCGCATATTGAAGATACCGAGGAAATAATTGAGGAGTCACTATCGTTACAAGACAAGGAGATGGAACTTATCAGGAAAGCTCTCGATAAATACGGGGGAAGACGAAAAATGGCTGCCAATGAGCTGGGCATCTCCGAAAGAACACTTTACAGGAAGATCAAACAGTATGATATTGAGTGA
- a CDS encoding S9 family peptidase, which yields MDRNRFFIPLLVFIFTFLAASAVKADESRTLSAEVLWEMKRTGSPAISPDGRWVVAPVTRYTVEDDKSHTDLWLFASDGSVERQLTVSGFAAGQPVFSPDGSKLAFVSRRDSDDASQIYILPLREPGEAMRLTEVPTGVSAPKWAGDYIYFITRVWPEADWDEMAARIRENRDSHMSARTWNALPYAHWDHWIDEERQAHLYRIPSAGGDVEPITLPTGWELPRSSQGASSYDVAPDNSWLAFTADSKRDGVDPEIDVFIVRPGSSEAINITEANEASDGSPLFSPCSRYLAFNQQRIKGFYADTRRLLIHNLQTGRQREVTGGWDRSADGLVWMPDGNGLYGAIDDAGTRRIYHIDADTGTPRAVTGETDYSGLDISGNGTLVALNQSFMYPPRLVVVDTGNGQTRRIDTINDDILANVDMGTYESVTYTGADGNDIQMWVHYPPGFDRNKKYPLFLLIHGGPHSGITDGFHFRWNAQTFASWGYVTAWHNFHGSSGFGQEFTDAINPDWITRPYEDTRKAAEWFAGQPWIDETRMVAGGGSYGGYLSSILLGKEHPFNALVIHAPVYNFYSQMASDFAVHSTRFGNYWEDPSLYSELSPHYYAENFNTPALIIHGQLDYRVPVGQAFELFRTLQSKGVDSRLIYYPDENHWILKPNNSIYWYSQVRKWIEEYAAPGGR from the coding sequence ATGGACAGAAACCGTTTTTTTATCCCGCTCCTGGTTTTTATTTTTACATTTTTAGCTGCCTCTGCAGTAAAAGCAGATGAATCACGAACCCTTTCGGCCGAAGTGCTGTGGGAGATGAAGCGTACCGGCTCGCCGGCAATATCGCCCGATGGCCGCTGGGTGGTTGCTCCGGTTACCCGTTACACCGTTGAGGATGACAAAAGCCATACCGATCTGTGGTTGTTTGCCTCCGACGGATCGGTTGAGAGGCAACTGACAGTATCCGGTTTTGCAGCCGGGCAACCGGTATTCAGTCCGGATGGCTCAAAACTTGCCTTTGTGAGCAGGCGTGACAGTGATGATGCTTCACAGATATACATACTCCCGCTCAGGGAGCCGGGTGAGGCCATGAGGCTCACAGAGGTGCCAACAGGAGTGAGTGCTCCCAAATGGGCAGGAGACTATATCTATTTCATCACCCGTGTTTGGCCTGAAGCGGACTGGGATGAGATGGCAGCCCGGATCAGAGAGAACCGCGACTCACATATGTCAGCCCGTACATGGAACGCACTGCCCTATGCACACTGGGACCACTGGATAGACGAGGAACGCCAGGCCCATCTCTACAGGATACCCTCCGCCGGGGGAGATGTTGAACCAATTACCCTCCCCACAGGATGGGAGCTGCCCCGCTCAAGCCAGGGAGCTTCAAGCTATGATGTGGCGCCCGATAATTCATGGTTGGCCTTCACGGCCGACAGCAAAAGAGACGGAGTTGATCCCGAGATAGATGTTTTCATTGTAAGGCCCGGCAGCAGTGAGGCGATCAATATCACAGAGGCGAATGAAGCAAGCGACGGTTCGCCCCTTTTCAGTCCCTGCAGCCGCTACCTTGCCTTCAACCAGCAGAGGATAAAAGGCTTTTATGCAGATACCAGGAGGCTGCTGATCCATAACCTGCAAACAGGCAGGCAGAGGGAGGTGACCGGAGGATGGGACAGGTCGGCTGACGGACTTGTATGGATGCCCGACGGTAACGGTCTTTACGGCGCCATTGACGATGCGGGCACCAGGAGGATATATCATATAGATGCAGACACCGGCACCCCCCGGGCAGTAACGGGCGAAACCGATTACAGCGGACTGGACATTTCCGGAAACGGAACGCTTGTCGCCCTTAACCAGAGCTTCATGTACCCGCCGCGACTGGTGGTTGTCGATACCGGCAACGGGCAAACGCGGAGAATTGACACCATTAACGATGATATTCTGGCGAATGTTGACATGGGCACATACGAATCGGTTACCTACACCGGTGCTGATGGCAACGACATTCAGATGTGGGTCCACTACCCGCCGGGATTTGACAGAAACAAAAAGTACCCGCTCTTTCTCCTCATACATGGCGGACCGCACAGCGGGATAACCGACGGATTTCACTTCCGCTGGAACGCGCAAACTTTCGCTTCATGGGGATATGTAACGGCATGGCACAATTTTCACGGCTCTTCCGGATTCGGGCAGGAGTTTACAGATGCGATCAATCCGGACTGGATCACCAGGCCATACGAGGATACCCGGAAGGCGGCAGAATGGTTTGCCGGCCAGCCCTGGATAGATGAAACACGCATGGTTGCAGGCGGAGGCAGCTACGGGGGTTACCTGTCAAGCATTCTGCTTGGGAAAGAGCATCCGTTCAATGCCCTGGTTATCCACGCCCCTGTATACAATTTCTACAGCCAGATGGCCAGCGACTTTGCCGTCCATTCAACCAGATTTGGCAACTACTGGGAGGATCCCTCGCTGTACAGTGAGCTTTCTCCCCACTATTATGCAGAGAACTTTAACACGCCTGCGCTTATAATTCACGGACAGCTGGATTACAGGGTTCCTGTCGGGCAGGCCTTCGAGCTGTTCAGGACCCTTCAGTCCAAAGGCGTTGATTCGAGGCTTATCTACTACCCCGATGAGAACCACTGGATACTGAAGCCGAACAATTCCATCTACTGGTACTCGCAGGTAAGAAAGTGGATTGAAGAATACGCTGCCCCTGGGGGAAGATAG
- a CDS encoding mechanosensitive ion channel family protein, producing the protein MESIDFANVGAEGIYNLVISYGPRLVGAIIVLFAGWKIIGFLSRRIYNAMDKREFDPSLKSFIRNLISVLLKILLLISVLSMLGVEMTSFIAILGAAGLAVGLALSGTLQNFAGGVLILLFKPFKVGDFIDAQGHMGTVREIQIFNTILKTPDNKTVVIPNGGLATGSMTNFSTEPTRRVDWNFGIAYGDDADVAKKVFAGLLEEDERILKDPAPFIALRELGNSSVDFVVRAWVKTPDFWPVFFEMNEKVYKIFPEKGLNIPFPQMDVHLHREKE; encoded by the coding sequence ATGGAAAGTATTGACTTTGCAAATGTCGGAGCTGAAGGTATTTACAACCTCGTAATAAGCTATGGCCCCCGGCTTGTTGGCGCCATCATCGTTCTTTTTGCAGGGTGGAAAATTATTGGGTTCCTTAGCCGGCGCATATACAATGCTATGGATAAGAGGGAGTTTGATCCATCGCTGAAATCTTTCATCAGGAATTTGATATCGGTGTTGCTCAAAATACTGCTGCTTATCAGTGTTCTTAGTATGCTGGGCGTTGAGATGACCTCGTTTATCGCCATTTTGGGGGCTGCCGGACTGGCTGTAGGTCTCGCATTGTCGGGCACATTGCAGAACTTCGCCGGGGGTGTGCTGATTCTGCTCTTCAAGCCATTCAAGGTCGGCGACTTTATCGATGCGCAGGGTCATATGGGCACGGTCAGGGAGATACAGATATTCAACACTATCCTTAAAACACCCGACAACAAAACGGTTGTCATTCCAAATGGTGGACTGGCCACTGGTTCTATGACTAATTTTTCAACTGAGCCAACCAGAAGGGTTGACTGGAATTTCGGGATTGCCTATGGCGATGATGCCGATGTTGCAAAAAAGGTTTTTGCCGGACTCCTGGAGGAGGATGAGAGGATACTTAAGGATCCTGCGCCTTTTATTGCATTGAGAGAGCTGGGCAACAGCTCAGTCGACTTTGTTGTAAGGGCGTGGGTAAAAACTCCCGATTTCTGGCCGGTATTCTTTGAGATGAACGAGAAGGTCTATAAGATCTTCCCCGAAAAGGGTCTCAACATTCCGTTCCCGCAAATGGACGTGCATCTGCACCGGGAGAAGGAGTAG
- a CDS encoding GSCFA domain protein has product MLILLCKYLILPLISIIAKLKRIGMENKPGSEDPFRLVVDVGESSSLMDYNTPSLWIGSCFTENIGSYIQELRFPAGVNPFGVLYNPESIRQSLMILAEEKEFTAGDLRFGNELWYSFSHHTSFSHTDRDTCLQNINGSVERASMLLRKARFLFLTFGTGRAYRLKETGQIVSNCHKLPHSMFDHELLSAGEITASYTALISKLSEINPGINIVLTLSPVRHWKDGPTGNLVSKSVLMVSIAGLAERFDNVSYFPAYEIVMDELRDYRFYEEDMIHINRAGAGYIRKRFMECFVDPEALPLVKEITAILQGIGHRPFNPSTESHRRFLRSLLDRIDRFEKAVPSADLSAEREEVMQRVGIFG; this is encoded by the coding sequence ATGTTGATTTTATTGTGTAAATACTTAATTTTACCCTTGATCTCAATCATAGCAAAATTAAAAAGAATCGGGATGGAGAACAAACCGGGTAGTGAAGATCCTTTCAGGCTGGTGGTTGATGTAGGTGAAAGCAGCAGCCTGATGGATTACAATACACCTTCATTGTGGATCGGTTCCTGCTTTACCGAGAATATAGGTTCATATATTCAGGAACTGCGGTTTCCTGCAGGGGTCAACCCCTTTGGTGTTCTTTACAATCCTGAATCGATCAGGCAGTCACTGATGATCCTTGCTGAAGAGAAGGAATTCACCGCCGGCGATCTCCGTTTCGGGAATGAACTCTGGTACAGTTTCAGTCACCACACCAGCTTTTCACATACAGACCGTGATACCTGTCTGCAAAATATCAACGGAAGTGTTGAGAGAGCCTCTATGCTCCTGAGAAAAGCCCGTTTCCTGTTCCTGACATTCGGAACTGGCCGGGCATACCGGCTTAAGGAGACAGGGCAAATAGTTTCGAACTGCCACAAGCTTCCCCACAGCATGTTTGATCATGAGTTGCTGAGTGCCGGTGAAATTACGGCTTCATACACAGCGCTCATCAGCAAGTTGTCAGAGATCAATCCCGGGATCAACATAGTGCTGACGCTTAGTCCTGTACGGCACTGGAAAGATGGGCCGACAGGAAATCTTGTAAGTAAGTCGGTCCTTATGGTATCGATTGCCGGCCTTGCTGAAAGATTTGACAATGTCTCCTATTTCCCTGCCTATGAGATAGTGATGGACGAGCTGAGGGATTACCGCTTCTATGAGGAGGATATGATCCACATAAACAGGGCTGGTGCAGGTTACATAAGGAAACGGTTCATGGAATGCTTCGTTGATCCCGAAGCACTTCCTCTTGTAAAGGAGATAACGGCAATTCTCCAGGGGATCGGCCACCGCCCTTTTAACCCATCAACCGAAAGTCACCGCCGTTTTTTACGTTCGTTACTTGACAGGATCGACCGTTTTGAAAAGGCGGTTCCGTCGGCCGACCTGTCTGCTGAGCGGGAGGAGGTCATGCAGAGAGTCGGCATATTTGGATAA
- a CDS encoding co-chaperone GroES: MADIKLTPLKDRVLVEPHEAEVQTSSGIIIPESAQEKPQKGTVRAVGEGKKDEPMTVKVDDVVLYGKYSGTEINFDGKDYLIMREDDILLIEK; encoded by the coding sequence ATGGCTGATATTAAGCTGACACCATTGAAAGACAGAGTGCTTGTTGAGCCCCATGAAGCAGAGGTGCAAACATCAAGCGGAATTATTATACCTGAATCTGCACAGGAAAAACCCCAGAAGGGAACAGTCCGCGCAGTAGGTGAAGGGAAGAAGGATGAGCCTATGACCGTTAAAGTAGATGATGTTGTTCTTTACGGAAAGTATTCGGGAACAGAGATCAATTTTGACGGTAAGGATTACCTGATAATGCGCGAGGATGACATTTTACTTATAGAGAAGTAA
- the secG gene encoding preprotein translocase subunit SecG, producing MFTLISVLIFIAAVLLVLIVLVQNSKGGGLAANFSASNQVMGVRKTADFLEKATWTLAASLVFLSIIASATIPRGEIEAERSLIEGQIENAIDPSALPTFPTSIPDLPTDMEALPADELPPFDEDPE from the coding sequence ATGTTTACCTTAATTTCAGTATTGATTTTTATTGCAGCAGTCCTCCTGGTTCTGATCGTACTCGTACAGAACTCAAAGGGAGGAGGACTGGCAGCCAATTTTTCTGCTTCAAACCAGGTTATGGGTGTCAGGAAAACAGCTGATTTTCTTGAGAAAGCCACCTGGACACTTGCTGCATCACTGGTTTTTCTTAGTATTATTGCTTCGGCCACAATACCACGGGGAGAGATAGAGGCAGAAAGGTCTCTTATTGAGGGACAGATTGAGAATGCCATTGACCCGTCGGCATTGCCAACCTTCCCCACATCCATTCCGGATCTGCCAACAGATATGGAGGCCCTGCCTGCTGACGAATTACCCCCTTTTGACGAAGATCCTGAATAG
- a CDS encoding TonB-dependent receptor, with protein sequence MTARFAILIFSGFLLSVHLFADEEGNGVIRGRVFNASNNEPIPFANVVIWNTTTGASSDFDGNFLFTGIKPGMVEIRVSAVGFRTYVSGQLMVTNARTLYLEVPLEETTIDIDEVVVRASPFRMREESPVSMRRIGVSEIEKSPGGNRDISRVLQSFPGVASTPAFRNDLIVRGGGPSENRFFLDEVEIPNLNHFATQGASGGPVGIINVDFLREVEFYSGAFPANRGNALSSVLDMRQVDGNPERLQFRGAVGASDLALTMDGPLSPNTTFIFSARRSYLQFLFDVIGLPFLPTYNDFQFKSRTRIDERREFSVIGIGAIDQFRLNLNANETEEQRYILDYLPVNEQWNYAIGAVYKRYMDNSYNTWVLSRNYLNNSAYKYRDNNVDDVRTIDYESAEIENKFRFENTSRRFSNTKITSGLGFEYAKYTNKSMNTLFIGGQPVLIDYDSYLDLFKWNIFGQVSRDLLSDRLVLSLGVRADANSFSPEMSNLLDQISPRFSASYQITPDLSWNFNTGRFYQQPSYTTLGFRSNDGVLVNRENRITYMSADHLVSGFELRPDDASSISVEGFFKQYRNYPFSVVDSIPLASKGGDFGVFGDEEVTSTSEGRSYGMELLARSRDFYKFNVVLSYTFVRSEFMDLEGGYTPTAWDNRHIFNLTAQRSLPRNWDIGFKWRFVGGAPYTPFDADKSSLRAAWDAQNMPYPDLRRFNANRLGAFHQLDIRIDKQYFLSSWSLLLYLDVQNVYDFKSDEPDRISPLRDSNGRPLIDPSDQSRYLMQVIRSDGQGTILPTVGIIIEF encoded by the coding sequence ATGACTGCAAGATTTGCTATACTCATATTTTCCGGATTCCTGTTGTCAGTCCATCTATTTGCTGATGAAGAGGGTAATGGCGTTATAAGAGGGAGGGTTTTCAATGCGAGCAATAATGAACCCATCCCATTTGCCAATGTAGTAATATGGAACACCACGACAGGTGCAAGCAGCGATTTTGACGGAAATTTCCTGTTTACCGGAATAAAGCCCGGCATGGTAGAGATTAGGGTTTCGGCTGTGGGTTTTCGCACTTACGTGTCGGGACAGCTGATGGTTACCAATGCCAGGACATTGTATCTTGAAGTGCCTTTGGAGGAGACCACTATAGATATCGATGAAGTTGTGGTACGTGCCTCTCCATTCAGGATGCGTGAGGAGAGTCCGGTTTCGATGAGAAGGATAGGTGTTTCGGAAATTGAGAAGAGTCCGGGAGGCAACCGCGACATATCAAGGGTGCTCCAGTCATTTCCGGGTGTTGCATCAACTCCAGCATTTCGCAATGACCTTATAGTAAGAGGCGGCGGGCCCAGTGAAAACAGGTTTTTCCTTGACGAGGTCGAGATACCCAACCTGAACCATTTTGCCACCCAGGGAGCCAGCGGAGGCCCGGTTGGTATAATAAACGTGGACTTCCTGCGGGAGGTGGAGTTTTATTCCGGCGCTTTCCCTGCCAACAGGGGTAACGCGCTGAGCTCGGTTCTAGATATGCGGCAGGTTGACGGCAATCCTGAAAGGCTGCAGTTCAGGGGAGCAGTCGGCGCTTCTGACCTTGCCCTTACAATGGATGGTCCTTTGTCTCCCAATACCACATTTATTTTTTCGGCACGAAGGTCATACCTTCAGTTCCTTTTCGATGTAATTGGTCTTCCGTTCCTGCCCACCTACAACGATTTTCAGTTTAAGAGCCGTACGCGCATAGATGAAAGAAGGGAGTTTTCGGTGATCGGAATTGGCGCAATCGATCAGTTCAGGCTGAATCTGAATGCCAATGAAACTGAGGAACAAAGATATATACTTGACTACCTGCCTGTAAACGAGCAGTGGAACTATGCGATAGGTGCTGTATACAAACGTTACATGGATAATAGTTACAATACATGGGTGCTTAGTCGTAATTATCTTAATAACAGTGCGTACAAGTACAGGGACAATAACGTCGATGATGTCAGGACAATCGATTATGAATCAGCAGAAATAGAGAATAAGTTCCGTTTTGAGAATACCAGCAGGAGGTTCAGCAATACCAAGATAACAAGCGGGCTGGGTTTTGAGTATGCGAAGTATACAAATAAAAGTATGAATACTCTTTTCATTGGCGGCCAGCCAGTCCTTATTGATTATGACTCCTACCTCGACCTTTTTAAGTGGAATATCTTCGGGCAGGTAAGCAGGGACCTGCTGTCTGACAGGCTGGTGCTTTCACTTGGGGTAAGGGCGGATGCCAATAGTTTTTCTCCTGAAATGTCAAACCTTCTGGATCAGATATCACCGAGGTTTTCAGCATCCTACCAGATAACTCCTGACCTTTCTTGGAACTTCAATACCGGCCGGTTCTACCAGCAACCGTCATACACAACACTGGGATTCAGAAGTAACGATGGGGTGCTTGTAAACAGGGAGAACAGGATCACCTATATGTCGGCCGACCATCTTGTATCGGGTTTTGAACTGAGGCCTGATGATGCATCTTCAATCTCGGTTGAAGGATTCTTTAAACAATACCGCAACTACCCTTTCAGTGTTGTCGATTCAATTCCCCTGGCAAGCAAGGGAGGGGACTTTGGAGTTTTTGGCGATGAAGAGGTGACATCCACTTCTGAAGGAAGGTCTTACGGAATGGAGTTGCTTGCCAGGAGCCGGGATTTTTACAAATTCAACGTGGTACTCTCATATACCTTTGTCAGGAGTGAGTTTATGGACCTGGAAGGAGGCTATACACCTACCGCCTGGGATAACAGACATATCTTCAATCTGACGGCGCAGCGAAGCCTCCCCCGCAACTGGGACATAGGCTTCAAGTGGAGGTTTGTCGGAGGGGCACCCTATACCCCGTTTGATGCTGATAAATCAAGTCTGCGGGCAGCCTGGGATGCACAGAATATGCCTTACCCTGATCTGCGGCGTTTCAATGCCAACAGACTTGGTGCATTTCATCAGCTTGATATCAGAATAGACAAACAGTATTTTCTCAGCAGCTGGTCATTGCTCCTGTACCTTGATGTTCAGAATGTATATGACTTCAAATCTGATGAGCCCGACAGGATCAGTCCCCTACGAGACAGCAACGGCAGGCCGCTGATCGATCCTTCAGACCAGAGCCGGTACCTGATGCAGGTAATAAGGAGTGACGGTCAGGGCACAATTCTGCCGACAGTAGGAATAATAATTGAGTTTTAG
- a CDS encoding YjbQ family protein yields MQAIIEITTTSHNGLYDITSKVKDILKQNPVRSGIVSVYVQGATAGIMIQENWDDSVQNDVISLLNKLIPQGVWQHDAQDGNGDSHLKAGIVGPSETIPVIDGKIGLSTWQNIFLCEFDGPRSSRKIAVTVIGD; encoded by the coding sequence ATGCAGGCAATTATCGAGATAACAACAACAAGTCATAACGGATTGTATGATATCACCAGTAAGGTAAAGGATATTCTGAAGCAGAATCCCGTAAGGTCTGGCATTGTTTCAGTATATGTTCAGGGTGCAACCGCAGGCATTATGATTCAGGAGAACTGGGACGACTCGGTGCAGAATGATGTTATCAGTCTACTCAACAAGTTGATCCCCCAAGGTGTATGGCAACATGATGCGCAGGACGGCAATGGCGACTCCCATCTAAAAGCCGGAATAGTGGGCCCTTCAGAGACCATACCCGTTATAGACGGTAAAATCGGCCTGTCAACCTGGCAGAATATCTTCCTGTGCGAGTTTGACGGGCCCCGTTCAAGCAGGAAAATTGCCGTAACGGTAATAGGAGATTAA
- the queG gene encoding tRNA epoxyqueuosine(34) reductase QueG: MHDNSEYIVSIKNKAAELGFGACGVSPARRLEKEARRLEKWLSAGMHGSMKFMENYFEKRVDPRKLVDDAKTVISLLLNYYPSRKQEDPGAPVLSKYAYGADYHYVMKDKLKELLGFMNETIGEVNGRAFVDSAPVLDRAWAARSGIGWIGKNSCLITGGAGSFFFIGELIVDIELPADAPAKDHCGSCRICIDACPTGAIVEPGLVDARRCISYLTIEYRDEFPAGTGSKLHNRVFGCDLCQDVCPWNRKANPHHEPLFEPESGLLELTTDEWYEMAGPFYRRLFSKSAVKRAGYRQLRRNLDALRGVTRQ, encoded by the coding sequence GTGCACGACAACTCAGAATATATTGTCAGCATAAAAAACAAGGCCGCTGAGCTGGGTTTTGGCGCATGCGGAGTCTCACCGGCCCGCCGTCTTGAAAAAGAGGCCCGGAGGCTTGAAAAGTGGCTCAGTGCCGGGATGCACGGCAGCATGAAGTTCATGGAGAATTATTTTGAGAAACGTGTTGATCCGCGAAAGCTTGTAGACGATGCTAAAACCGTAATATCGTTGCTGCTTAATTACTATCCGTCACGAAAACAGGAAGACCCCGGGGCGCCCGTTTTGTCAAAATATGCCTACGGCGCCGATTATCATTATGTAATGAAGGATAAGCTGAAGGAGCTTTTGGGTTTTATGAACGAAACGATAGGTGAGGTCAACGGGAGGGCTTTTGTCGACTCTGCACCCGTACTTGACCGCGCCTGGGCTGCACGATCGGGAATTGGCTGGATAGGGAAAAACTCCTGCCTGATCACCGGGGGCGCGGGTTCATTCTTTTTTATCGGCGAGCTGATAGTTGACATAGAGCTTCCGGCTGATGCTCCCGCTAAGGATCACTGTGGTTCCTGCAGGATTTGCATTGATGCGTGTCCCACCGGAGCGATAGTTGAACCGGGACTGGTTGATGCCCGAAGATGCATCTCCTATCTTACAATTGAATACCGGGACGAATTTCCGGCCGGTACCGGAAGCAAGCTGCATAACCGCGTATTCGGGTGTGATCTTTGCCAGGATGTCTGCCCCTGGAACAGGAAGGCTAATCCTCACCATGAACCGCTTTTTGAGCCGGAGTCCGGATTGCTCGAGCTTACAACCGATGAATGGTATGAAATGGCCGGGCCCTTCTACAGGCGTTTGTTCAGTAAATCTGCAGTAAAAAGAGCCGGATACCGTCAGCTGAGGCGGAACCTTGATGCTCTTAGGGGTGTAACCCGCCAATAA